TCAGGGTTCGGTGAGCACGCGGCGCAAGGTTTCGAGATTGAGGCGCTGGCGTTCGAAGTAGGTGGCCTGCGGCGCCTCCGGCAGGATCGTTTCACACGGGTCCAGCCGTTCGACGCGGCTGCCTATATCCTTCGCAATCACCTGGGCCAGCCGGTCGGGTAGCTGCGGCTCGGCGAAGATGACCTTCATCTTCAGCCGGCGCATCAGGTCCACGAGCTGGCGCAGATACGCAGCGGACGGTTCGTCGCCCGGGAACAATTCGATGACCCCAACGGTTTCAAGCCGGTAGCGGGCGCAGAGATATGCGAAGGCCCCATGGAATGTGACGAGCTCCCGGCGCTTCACATCCGCCAGCTTCGCGGTGAATTCCTGGTCCAGCTTCTGCAGTTCGCCAATCAGGGCATCCCGCCGCGAAAACACCGCCTCGCGGTGCTGGGGCGCAATCTCGGCCATCTCGGATGCGATCCGTTGTACGATTTGTTGAGCCAAAACCGGATCGAGCCATACATGAGGGTCGACCTCGTTCTCATCATGCTCATGGGAGTGTCCATGAGCTCCATGCGC
The Verrucomicrobiota bacterium genome window above contains:
- a CDS encoding zinc ABC transporter substrate-binding protein gives rise to the protein MDARMSNFIRWLVRGEGAAPGRRRRSALDLILICVVAALVCTGCRQQETAGDPRPLVVTSFFPLFDFARTLGGTNFNVVCLTPPGGDPHAMDASPRAAQTVASAQLVLLLGLGMDGWVEKLAASERRTRVTVASLGIAPRRVGKATLGGSTEHAHGAHGHSHEHDENEVDPHVWLDPVLAQQIVQRIASEMAEIAPQHREAVFSRRDALIGELQKLDQEFTAKLADVKRRELVTFHGAFAYLCARYRLETVGVIELFPGDEPSAAYLRQLVDLMRRLKMKVIFAEPQLPDRLAQVIAKDIGSRVERLDPCETILPEAPQATYFERQRLNLETLRRVLTEP